One window of Macrococcus sp. 19Msa1099 genomic DNA carries:
- a CDS encoding kinase-associated lipoprotein B has protein sequence MYFRLMHKTGIYIVEHLESRPNGELVQVINVITHPTQGDLHNRNEVENVFFHERRALSFKEKRIVDKNLLKPYEAAPLSYEESLRNAISKMEEKLNKEDSAFNQQSLAMLRNLKGEYERQYKVKF, from the coding sequence ATGTATTTTAGACTAATGCATAAAACAGGAATTTATATTGTAGAACATCTGGAATCAAGACCAAACGGCGAACTTGTCCAGGTTATAAACGTTATCACCCACCCCACTCAAGGTGATCTACATAACCGTAACGAAGTGGAAAATGTCTTTTTCCATGAACGCCGTGCACTAAGCTTCAAAGAAAAACGCATTGTTGATAAAAATTTATTGAAACCTTATGAAGCAGCTCCTCTGTCCTATGAAGAATCACTCCGTAATGCTATCAGTAAGATGGAAGAAAAACTTAATAAAGAGGATAGTGCATTTAATCAGCAGTCATTGGCAATGCTTCGAAATTTAAAGGGAGAATATGAAAGACAATATAAAGTTAAATTTTAA
- a CDS encoding DUF1871 family protein, which yields MNPEFNIKMYQILNQWNPMQLEDANEGDMEYYEIMDIIHQKLPYKITIEKIQDVFLFSFDASLSETEIADVLVQIYALDQSCEV from the coding sequence ATGAATCCAGAATTTAATATTAAGATGTATCAAATTTTAAACCAATGGAATCCGATGCAGCTTGAAGATGCAAACGAGGGCGATATGGAGTATTACGAAATCATGGATATCATTCATCAGAAACTGCCTTACAAAATCACAATTGAAAAGATTCAAGATGTCTTCCTATTCAGTTTTGACGCATCTCTTTCTGAAACAGAAATAGCAGATGTTCTGGTACAAATATATGCATTAGATCAATCATGTGAAGTGTAG
- the ygs gene encoding S1 domain-containing post-transcriptional regulator Ygs, which yields MKKTYKKGQFIKVKVTGIQPYGAFVETEDHTEGLIHISEVMNDYVHNLNLLLSVGQIVKVKVLNVSRDGKLNLSLKENEYFKKQERKKTKRSVLEQLNEPESIGFETLQERLPGWIERGLKL from the coding sequence ATGAAGAAGACATATAAAAAGGGACAGTTTATAAAAGTAAAGGTTACAGGCATTCAGCCATATGGTGCATTCGTTGAAACTGAGGATCATACTGAAGGTCTGATCCATATCTCAGAAGTAATGAACGATTATGTCCACAATTTAAATTTGTTGCTATCAGTAGGACAGATTGTGAAGGTTAAAGTATTGAATGTTTCAAGAGATGGGAAACTCAACTTAAGTTTGAAAGAAAATGAATACTTTAAGAAACAAGAAAGAAAGAAAACGAAACGTTCGGTACTGGAGCAGCTCAATGAGCCTGAATCTATTGGTTTTGAGACACTTCAAGAACGTTTACCCGGGTGGATAGAACGCGGATTAAAGCTATAA
- a CDS encoding Glu/Leu/Phe/Val dehydrogenase produces the protein MSETTNLVSSTQEIIHEALEKLGFDEGMYDLVKEPLRLLTVRIPVRMDDGSVKTFTGYRAQHNDAVGPTKGGVRFHPDVDEDEVKALSMWMTLKCGIVDLPYGGGKGGIVCDPRQMSIHEVERLSRGYVRAISQIVGPTKDIPAPDVFTNSQIMAWMMDEYSMMDAFNSPGFITGKPIVLGGSQGRDRSTALGVVIAIEEAAKRRGKQIKDARVVIQGFGNAGSFLAKFLYDAGAKVVGISDAYGALHDPNGLDIDYLLDRRDSFGTVTNLFEDTITNKELFELDCDILVPAAISNQITGDNAHDIKADIVVEAANGPTTPEATKILTERGILLVPDVLASAGGVTVSYFEWVQNNQGYYWTEEEVNEKLRDKLVTAFDNVYTLSQNRNIDMRLAAYIIGIKRTAEAARYRGWA, from the coding sequence ATGTCAGAAACTACTAACTTAGTGTCATCTACACAGGAAATTATTCATGAAGCTTTAGAAAAATTAGGGTTTGATGAAGGTATGTATGATTTAGTGAAAGAACCATTACGTCTATTAACAGTACGTATTCCAGTACGAATGGATGATGGTTCGGTTAAAACTTTCACGGGTTACCGTGCTCAGCATAATGATGCTGTAGGTCCTACTAAAGGTGGGGTACGTTTCCATCCGGATGTTGATGAAGATGAAGTGAAAGCTTTATCAATGTGGATGACATTAAAATGCGGTATCGTTGATCTACCATACGGTGGGGGTAAAGGGGGTATCGTGTGTGATCCACGTCAGATGAGTATTCATGAAGTTGAACGTTTATCTCGTGGTTATGTTCGTGCGATTTCTCAAATCGTAGGTCCAACGAAAGATATTCCAGCACCGGACGTATTTACAAACAGTCAGATTATGGCTTGGATGATGGATGAATACAGCATGATGGATGCATTCAACTCTCCAGGATTTATTACAGGAAAACCGATTGTACTTGGAGGATCACAAGGACGTGACCGTTCAACTGCATTAGGAGTAGTAATTGCGATTGAAGAAGCAGCAAAACGTCGTGGTAAGCAGATTAAAGATGCTCGAGTAGTTATTCAAGGTTTCGGTAATGCAGGAAGTTTCTTAGCGAAGTTCTTATATGATGCTGGCGCTAAGGTTGTCGGAATTTCAGATGCATATGGTGCTTTACATGATCCGAATGGTTTAGACATCGATTATCTATTAGATCGTCGTGATAGCTTCGGTACAGTAACGAATCTTTTTGAAGATACAATTACTAATAAGGAATTATTCGAATTAGATTGTGACATTCTAGTACCAGCTGCAATTTCTAACCAGATTACTGGTGATAATGCACATGATATTAAAGCAGATATCGTAGTTGAAGCTGCAAATGGTCCAACAACACCTGAAGCAACTAAAATTTTAACTGAACGCGGCATTCTACTTGTGCCAGATGTACTTGCAAGTGCAGGTGGAGTTACTGTATCGTACTTTGAATGGGTACAGAATAATCAAGGCTATTACTGGACAGAAGAAGAAGTTAATGAGAAGTTAAGAGATAAGCTTGTAACTGCATTTGATAATGTATATACATTATCACAAAACAGAAATATTGATATGCGTCTAGCAGCATACATTATCGGTATTAAACGAACAGCAGAAGCTGCACGTTACCGTGGATGGGCTTAA
- a CDS encoding peptidylprolyl isomerase, whose product MTNFPQLSTEISENEKLVTMHTNKGVMKFKLFPEIAPKTVENFIQLSQKGYYEGITFHRVINDFMIQGGDPTGTGMGGESIYGDKFEDEFSMEAFNLYGALSMANAGPDTNGSQFFIVQMKQVPAQMLSQLKQGGWPEEIVDAYAEHGGTPWLDQKHTVFGQLVEGADTLETIAAVKVGGQDKPLEDVIIERIEIQ is encoded by the coding sequence ATGACTAATTTTCCTCAATTAAGTACAGAAATTTCTGAAAATGAAAAACTCGTAACAATGCATACAAATAAAGGTGTAATGAAGTTTAAGTTATTTCCTGAAATTGCACCAAAGACTGTAGAGAACTTTATTCAGTTATCACAAAAAGGATACTATGAAGGCATTACGTTCCACCGTGTGATCAATGACTTTATGATTCAAGGTGGAGACCCAACTGGTACTGGCATGGGTGGAGAAAGTATTTATGGTGACAAATTCGAAGATGAATTTTCTATGGAAGCTTTCAATCTATACGGTGCATTATCGATGGCAAATGCAGGGCCGGATACAAATGGTTCACAATTCTTTATCGTACAGATGAAACAAGTGCCGGCACAAATGTTATCACAGTTAAAGCAGGGTGGCTGGCCAGAAGAAATTGTTGATGCATATGCTGAACATGGAGGCACACCATGGTTAGACCAGAAACATACGGTATTTGGTCAGTTGGTTGAAGGTGCAGATACGTTAGAAACTATTGCAGCAGTAAAAGTAGGCGGGCAAGATAAACCTCTTGAAGATGTGATTATCGAACGTATTGAAATACAATAA
- a CDS encoding ornithine--oxo-acid transaminase — MTKSQDIIEITNHYGAPNYHPLPIVISEAEGVWVSDPEGNKYMDMLSAYSAVNQGHRHPKIIQALKDQADRVTLTSRAFHSDQLGPWYEKICKLAGKEMVLPMNTGAEAVETAIKAARRWAYDVKGVAKDQAEIIAMKGNFHGRTMAAVSLSSEAEYQRGYGPLLGGFKLVEFDDIEQIKAAITPNTAAVLLEPIQGEAGINIPEDGFLRQVRDVCTENNVLFIADEIQAGLGRSGKMFATDWDNVVPDMYILGKALGGGVFPISCVLADKEILEVFNAGSHGSTFGGNPLACAVSNAALDVLVDEKLAERSLELGEYFQSKLKEIDNPVIKEVRGKGLFIGVELNEAARPYCEQLKELGLLCKETHDTVIRFAPPLIISQEDLDWAIDKVQQVFSK, encoded by the coding sequence ATGACTAAATCTCAAGATATTATCGAAATTACAAATCATTACGGAGCGCCAAACTATCATCCGCTACCAATCGTGATCTCAGAAGCTGAAGGGGTATGGGTAAGTGACCCGGAAGGCAACAAATATATGGATATGTTATCAGCGTACTCAGCGGTAAACCAAGGACACCGTCATCCAAAGATTATTCAAGCATTGAAAGATCAGGCTGACCGTGTGACATTAACTTCACGTGCTTTCCACAGTGACCAATTAGGTCCCTGGTATGAAAAGATCTGTAAACTTGCAGGTAAAGAAATGGTATTACCAATGAATACAGGTGCGGAAGCAGTTGAAACTGCAATTAAAGCAGCACGACGCTGGGCTTATGATGTTAAAGGTGTAGCGAAAGATCAAGCTGAAATCATTGCGATGAAAGGAAACTTCCATGGTCGTACGATGGCCGCCGTATCATTATCAAGCGAAGCAGAATACCAACGTGGCTATGGTCCGTTATTGGGTGGCTTTAAACTTGTTGAGTTTGATGATATCGAACAGATTAAAGCGGCTATAACACCGAACACTGCTGCGGTATTACTTGAGCCAATTCAAGGCGAAGCAGGTATCAATATTCCTGAAGATGGATTTTTAAGACAAGTGCGCGATGTATGTACTGAAAACAATGTATTATTTATCGCCGATGAGATCCAGGCAGGCCTTGGACGCTCCGGTAAGATGTTTGCTACAGATTGGGATAATGTAGTCCCTGATATGTATATTCTAGGTAAAGCATTAGGTGGGGGAGTATTCCCAATCTCATGTGTATTAGCTGATAAAGAAATCTTAGAAGTGTTCAATGCAGGTAGCCATGGTTCAACATTTGGTGGTAATCCGTTAGCGTGTGCAGTTTCAAATGCAGCATTAGATGTATTAGTGGATGAGAAGTTAGCAGAACGTTCCTTAGAATTAGGAGAATACTTCCAGTCCAAATTAAAAGAAATTGACAACCCAGTAATCAAAGAAGTTCGTGGTAAAGGATTATTTATTGGTGTTGAATTAAATGAAGCAGCACGTCCATACTGTGAACAACTTAAAGAACTAGGGTTACTATGTAAAGAAACACATGACACGGTCATCCGCTTTGCACCCCCTTTGATCATCTCTCAAGAAGATTTAGACTGGGCGATCGACAAAGTACAACAAGTATTTTCAAAATAG
- the pruA gene encoding L-glutamate gamma-semialdehyde dehydrogenase, with translation MISYRHEPFTDFTVEENKQAMLKGIETVKGYLGEDYPLIIGGERIFTDNKVRSYNPANREETVGNVSQATQEHAEQAMKVAKETFRTWRNTDPKMRADILFRAAAIIRRRKHEFSAIMIKEAGKPWNEADADTAEAIDFLEFYGREMLRLKDGAKVESRPGEYNRYDYIALGVGVVISPWNFPLAIMAGTTVAPLVTGNTVLLKPSSNTSVVAYKFMEVLEEAGMPKGVVNYIPGSSRDIGDFIVDHVDTRFVSFTGSRDVGIHIYERAAKVHEGQLNLKRVIAEMGGKDTIVVDSEADIELAAESIVKSAFGFSGQKCSACSRAVIVEDVYDEVVALVKEKTEKLSAGNPETNEHFMGPVIDEKSLNKIKEYIEIGKSEGRLLVGGTTEESVGNFVNPTVFVDLKHDDRLMQEEIFGPVVGITKAKDFTQAIEFANDTDYGLTGAVITNNREHLEQARRDFMVGNLYFNRGCTGAIVGYQPFGGFKMSGTDSKAGGPDYLVLHMQGRTTSEML, from the coding sequence ATGATTTCGTACAGACATGAACCTTTTACAGATTTCACTGTAGAAGAGAATAAACAGGCGATGCTAAAAGGTATCGAAACAGTAAAAGGATATTTAGGAGAAGACTATCCGCTCATTATCGGGGGTGAGCGTATCTTTACGGATAATAAAGTACGTTCATATAATCCGGCGAATCGTGAAGAAACAGTCGGTAATGTATCACAAGCAACACAAGAACATGCTGAACAAGCAATGAAAGTTGCTAAAGAAACATTCAGAACATGGAGAAATACAGACCCTAAAATGCGTGCAGACATCTTATTCCGAGCGGCTGCAATCATTCGTCGCCGTAAACATGAATTCTCAGCGATCATGATTAAAGAAGCTGGTAAACCTTGGAACGAAGCGGATGCAGATACAGCTGAAGCAATCGACTTCCTTGAGTTCTATGGACGTGAAATGTTACGTCTTAAAGATGGCGCAAAAGTTGAGAGCCGTCCAGGTGAATATAACCGTTATGACTATATCGCTCTAGGTGTGGGTGTTGTTATTTCACCTTGGAACTTCCCATTAGCAATCATGGCAGGAACAACAGTTGCACCTCTAGTTACGGGTAACACTGTACTACTTAAACCTTCAAGTAATACTTCGGTTGTTGCATATAAGTTTATGGAAGTATTAGAAGAAGCGGGTATGCCTAAAGGTGTAGTAAACTATATTCCAGGTTCAAGCCGTGATATTGGGGACTTCATCGTAGATCACGTAGATACACGCTTTGTCTCATTTACTGGGAGCCGCGACGTTGGCATTCATATTTATGAGCGTGCAGCGAAGGTTCATGAAGGACAATTAAACTTAAAACGTGTCATCGCTGAAATGGGTGGTAAAGATACAATCGTTGTTGACTCTGAAGCAGACATTGAATTAGCAGCAGAATCAATCGTGAAATCAGCGTTTGGTTTCTCAGGTCAGAAATGTTCTGCATGTTCTCGTGCAGTCATCGTTGAAGATGTATACGATGAAGTTGTTGCATTAGTTAAAGAGAAAACTGAAAAGTTATCTGCAGGGAACCCAGAGACGAATGAACATTTCATGGGACCTGTCATCGATGAAAAATCATTAAATAAAATTAAAGAATACATTGAAATCGGTAAATCTGAAGGACGTTTACTTGTAGGTGGAACAACTGAGGAGTCAGTTGGAAACTTTGTAAATCCAACAGTTTTCGTTGATCTAAAACATGATGATCGCTTAATGCAGGAAGAAATCTTTGGTCCTGTTGTCGGAATTACTAAAGCGAAAGACTTCACGCAAGCAATCGAATTTGCAAATGATACAGACTACGGTTTAACAGGTGCGGTTATTACAAATAATCGTGAACATCTAGAACAGGCACGTCGTGACTTCATGGTAGGTAACTTATACTTCAACCGTGGATGTACAGGTGCAATCGTTGGATACCAGCCATTTGGTGGATTTAAAATGTCAGGTACAGATTCTAAAGCAGGCGGACCGGACTACTTAGTACTACACATGCAAGGTCGTACAACTTCCGAAATGCTTTAA